The Gouania willdenowi chromosome 14, fGouWil2.1, whole genome shotgun sequence nucleotide sequence aaaaaaaaaattcagatttttgaaAGAAAAGTTCAAGTTTTTattcgatttttgattttttgtttttttcaatacacttaaaatgactgcagacatcagatatattgtcaaaagtgcaactttattgctgtgagttaaaatacatagaacaataccaaaataaaaagtaaatgaggatctgtcattcaacaatttcaagctttaatccaggtttaagcaaaagtgcaacaggaacttcacagtagcttaaattttctgattaagaaatcagataactacatattttataacatacaacattacaatttcaaaaattaactcttctcttagcatctcagcatagtgggGATAAAACactaaacatgcctgtggcacacatatagcctactcaaagggtaaacaaagatgGGGCTGGCTCAcgtcgcgctacggtaacctacaaggacggaacgcgaaaaagaaaaaaaaatttgcaaaataaaaataggttttacctacaaattcaattaattgattaaatcgatttttttcccaGCCCTAAGTTAGGGTAAAGATGTTTGTTCTGCAAAGCTCAGAGGGGAAATGTACGTTGGGATCTCACGTCTCTGGATCAGTTTGTGGTCGAGTTTTACAGCAGCAAAGTTCAGACTTCCCATTTCCTTCATGCCTGATGGAATAAACCGTATCTGAGCCAGATTTACGACGCACATAAAGCGTCATTAGAAGTACTTCAGAAAACCCTTTAAGATGCCATTAACTAGCTGAAGAGTTTGAAGGAGATCGGCCAGTGTCCCTGAGTGAGCTTGGATTGATCGGGGGAGGGGGGAGTTTATGGAGCAGAGGTTTGGAGATTTTTGTCGAGCTGCTGAATTTATTTTCCTCTATCTAATTTTGAGTTTTAGCTGATTTAGGGAACTAATGGAGAAAAAGCCGTTAATGGATAAATGATTAAATGTCCACAGGTTTATCATTATAGTCGACCCCCAACATGAACCCCAGAAAGAAGAAGTCaaactacattttaaaaataattagccCCAAATCATGGAATATATAAATTGTGTCTTCaaacaaaaatagtaaaattCATAGAATTTACTGTCACTATGAGATACATTAACTGTAACAAAGGTGAAGAAAACAAATACcaaagaaaaatgtaactgGTACCACAATAATGTTTCACATTgaaattgaaacattttttttttttttcaataactgGAAATTCAAAATGGCTCCGATGTCATGCAGTCATGGACCCAAGTATTGTCACCCCTGTAAATTTTCCAGAAAATACAGAATTTCTCCAGGAAAGTGTTGCAATTACAAatggtttttgttgtgtttatttcCTATTTGTGCGttgagaaaacacaaaaaggcagagaaaaaaaggtaaaatgtacgtaattttacacaaaataaaaataaaaaaaatggacctGACAAAATTGTTGACATTCTTTTAAAACTGGggataaatcattttatttcaagcatgtgATGCTTGTTTAAACTATAAAAGTTGACTCAACCTTTGTGTTGGGTGTCAGACCAAGAAGTTTCTGGAAAAAGTACAGGTGTTCCAATACTTTAGTCTATGACTGAAAGTGGAAACGTAAtttaataataagaaataagCAGAGATTGCCATCATTGAGTGTTTTTCTGCCGGGTATGCCTTATGTGTGTGacccattttaaaaatacaccattaagattatttatttcactttcaTCAGAATGGATGAATATgtgcaacaacaacacaaacggCGTCTTCCACCTATGGGAGAACTGGGCAGAGGAAGTGCTGGGCGGCAGCAGCAGACACATGAAGGAAGCATAAACCAGCAACGTATTGATTTTTGTTCTCCAGCCTGAGCCCGACAGGGTGCAGCCTGCTGTCCTTTTTACGTTCTGCTCCTCCTCCAACACTTGTGCTTCCTGTccgttattaaaaaaaaaacgtaaaaaacAACGTATGATTGAGTCGTGTTAAACTTTGAGCCGTTCACGTTTGATTTGCATGAAAAGCTGCGAGTGAAGGGACGCCCCTTTTCTCCAACATGTGTGTATTCCTTTTTATTGAGGAGATGTATCACACACATTAATCGACGTTCTCCAAAGTCCTCCATTAACCAGCACTTCCTCCCTCTGTTGCACACAAAGTGCTTGAGTCGTGAGGACACACTCAGCAGGCCGTGCGGTTACATCACAGTTTTTGCCTTTTATTGTTTTACGACTCCTAATAAACACATGGAGTTTATGTTGAaaagctttgtgtgttttaaacccCTTCACCTGACAAGCAGCTTTTCCTCTGTGTTCACAGCTCAGATCGACTTCTCGATAATGCAATAAGGTACGTTTCATTCTTCCCACTTATCTTTAAGCCTCGCCCCTCTCCAACCAGCACACTTATAAACACATCATCACACATCAAACAACAACGTCCAGCTCTTTATATGCACACACCCTCTCAGCTCCTGGATTCTTAGCTCCTAATCCAGCTCCAGAACACATTTGATTTCTCATCCGATTTAATTTGCTTTGAATTTTTgagcacattttcttttttctgcagTAAATACACATTgctctgatgttttatttcatcagtAAGTTGTTgttctttctgtttctgttgttttcaatGTGTAAAAGGAAACATGCACCAGAATGTGGAGCAAATACCATcgatccatccattttctgacccacttgttcctttcAGGGTGGCAGGGTGGAGGAATTCCCATTTGTGTtaatttgagttgtttttaccTGTTACCGATTAGTCTAAAGTTGctaattattaattatatagTTTGGTCCACTCCACATCTTGTTCAGAATGAGCTTATATATAGTCTATGAAATGGGTTTAACTGCCTAGTTTTAGGAGTCTTGTTTAATCTTAAATCGTCTCATATTGTTTTATCATGGACTGTCTTTAAATGTCTGTTGTTAAATacacttgaattttttttcttgtcttattttgaaatcggTGTCTTTTCCTAGATTAACTTGTCTTAAATTGTAGCTTCTTGGGTTTTGTTGTTCCAGAGGCCTCTCCAAATttacttaacttttttttattttttttattttgctggtttgtgtactttgtattattattatgttcatgtttttatttttatcattaataatactttctttttttctcaattgtCATAACAAGTCTAAATTAAGTTGTACTtgactttattatttgtattatttatatttttatactacatttattttatatttggtattattaacaataaattttagttcatgtttttttttaatccaaaattGTCATAAAGAACAGCTTAAATTAAGTTGTCCTTTTGTCTTGTTTCTTCCCTATTGGTGACCTTAACACATTGacttgtttttacaaaattaaCTGATCTCATTTTATCTCTTTCCTGTTCTTGTTCTGTGTTCCTCCTCCAGCATTGCCATCGCCACCAAAGGAAACATCACATTCCAGCGTGGGATGCTGAAGTCCATTCAAACCAGGGTCACCACCTTGGCCCGTATCCTTTAATCAGTGCTAACATCTAATATTCTATACCTCCTTCTATTTTAACACACCATCTGTAAAGTGATCATGTTGATCAGGACAGAGACGCCGTTAGTCTGCACGTTTTCTTACTTAGGGAAGGGGAGCTAGGGAAGCTCGCTTCAGATCTTAATTATTTTTCCTTCACCACACTTTTCCCCCCATCCCTCAGATCGTTTCCCTGCTATCAACGGCCTCATCCAGAAAATCCATTTGCGCAAGAGACGGGACTCTTTGATCTTAGGCGGGGTGATCGGTGTCTGCACCATCCTTCTGTTACTTTACACTTTCCATTGACTCTCTGCTCGGCCCACTGACCAGGACTAAAAAGAACATGGGTCATCATGTGGATCGGGGGGGGTCAACAAAGGGATTTAAGGCTTATTATTGTTGATGTTAAAAGGTATCTTTATAAATATTTCCAGCAGGTTAATTTTGTCTTACTTTTGAAATATGTTATGGGTTAATTTTTTCAGACaaaatttttcaggaaattgactttgatctcttggttagtttcgactgccaactatTAGTCCTCCttagaggcatctactgattgctttgatgtatccttacaagttatttttgggCGTGGCCTAGaaaggaagactgacagttggtaGTTGAAACATAAAGAGATCAAAATTAATTTCTTGGAaaatgtttcgactgccaagtGTTGGTCTTCCTTTCTAGGCCACGCCCATAGAAAACTCATAAGGACACGTGAAAGCAATGAGTAGATGCTTTCCTTAGAAAAGGACTTgtaaggatacatcaaagcaatcaatagatgcctctgaggaaggctgacagttggcagtcgaaacatgtctggagatcaaagtaaatttcctgaaaaaagttgtctgagtaaatgaaaacttaacattATCTTTATAAATGTTAAGGTTATTTATATTCAAACGTTTAATTTTGGGAATTTTCTATTTGTTCTACTTTGTATATGCACAACACCTTGTTATCACGAGTTCTTCAATAAAGGTGATGAGTTTGATATCAAATCAGTCATGCTCATTCAAGTTTATTTCAGACATGCAGCACTATGGCACAGTAAACCAGTCATACaagtataaatgtatataaacaTGAACATCAGAGTGCCACGATGCATAACCAGAGGGTGAACGTTCCCTTTTCGATATCTTGCAAGAATAATGTAAACATAGTGAGGTACAGAGAGATCCAGACACTTCAGTGGATTCCAAACAGGAATCGATTCACTTCAAGTCGACACGTTAATAATAAGCAACAACTCACATGAGGACGaggcataaataaaaaaatacacattggtGTTTTCATGTTTCATGTGTAAACAGTGTCAATGAATGGATTTTAGTGTTTCCCACAATCACAAAAAAGCAAAGCATtagtttacactttttttttttttttaagaatatgacaatatttggattattttaataattcaaaCATCCCCTAAAACTGATTGTCTGTGACTATTTTTGGACAATGAATAGTTACTCTCTGATAGTCCCACACAATAACAACACGAGGCTTTCACTTTCCAATCCGTGATTCCtgagttttttgttctttggaaATGTTGGACAaaagtgacaccaaaaaaaaaaaggaagagaagaagaagcctTATTCTTTCTGCACCTCCTTTCCTCCTCGTCCTGTCGTccacagcaaaaaataaataataaaccagGGAGCCCCTTAAGTTTGACTcgctttttgtgcttttttccccccctcTTCAAAATTGACATTACTTTTGGGGTTTTTTCTGTGCAAATCTGAGATCAAAGGAGACTATTTCCTTCCCCTGGATCACTGGGTCTCTGTGAAACACACATATAGGAGAAGTTAAATGGAATTAGAAAACACACTGGAGCTTGTGTTAGTGCTGTGTTCTGTGGATTTCTCCATTCGTACCTAATGTAAACACGATGAAGATGATGACAGCCACACCCAGCACCATCGCCAGGATGCTGAGCACCATGACCAGACGCCCATACTTCCTCGCTCCTTCAATATCTCCTGTGAGGAGAACAGATCTGGACTGTGGAAGCAATgtggtgaaaaaaaagttgctttaatGGTGAGGTGAGGTGAGGAGATACAATATAACAAGTTATTTGTAGAAGAAACTCAAATATCTTTATGTCAAACcctgaaaatgacacaaaaggcAGTATTTAGAGGGGAAATGAGGAGTTGAAATTAACACTCACCACATGTGCGAACCACAGGGCGCAGATGTTGAGCGGCACGGCCGGGCACAGGCACGACAGCACGGCCAGCCACAGGTAAGAGGGGGGCGCGTCCCCTGGTGGCACTGGGGAGGGCAGCGGGGCCAAACTGAGCCGGGACGAGGACTTGGGTGGGGTCGGCAGCTGCCCCACGCTACCGGACTTCAGCGGGGATCTGTGCCCGTTCTGGTCCGCGTCCAGAGAGTGGACGCTGCCCCTGATGTTCAGAGAGAACGAGTCGGAGGGTTTGATGTTGCTCTGCCCGCTGCAGGGCTCCGTGTTCGTGGTGGTCAGAAGCTTCTCCGTATCCTGGAAGCCCTTGGGGTGGGAGACGTCCCTCTCACCCAGGGCGTCTTTCCCAAAGGCGGCGTCCGTGTTGATGGCCATCGGTGAAAAGATGGAGATCATATCCGCGTGGCTTCCCGTGGATGAAGATATTATAAACTACTTAATTAAGCAGTCTAACGCCATCAAGATATCTTATTGATGAGCGAGATGTTATTGATGTCTGCGTCTCTATTGCGTTTAGTTGGTCGGTGTGCGTCCAGACGCACGCCTCGCCTTTTTACCCCCACCCCTCTGTGTAATGTCGTGAGGTATTACCGCATCCCTCACATCTCTCCACACCAGCATCCTTCAGTGCATGGCTTCGTGCGCACCGAGTAAAAGTGTGTGACGGCGCAAAACTAACGAATAAGCCTCTTAAGGAGTGAACGCGCGCCGTGCGTAAAAGCTTTCCATTTACGCACGGGGGCAGCAGCTGTATCAGCATAAAGGATGGAGCACAGGAGATGGATATGGAGGCTGGACCACAAGACATTTAGGAGCTGCTGACTCCAACAGTTATACATTTGCAGATTCCAAACTCTTGGTCCGGGGGTTAAAATATGGCCCTTTAGAGGATCCAATTAGTCCCAcagtagaaagtaaaaatgacagaaaatcatttttaatgttaaacggTTGAAAGTTTGGACATGCAAAATACTGTGACAAAATTCACACACCGGCCAGATATGGCAGCTAATCAGCAGccttcttttgtatttttttttttaaatttatttttaacagaaCCTTATTCTTCAGCATTATTATTTTGAGATTTTCTTTCCCAGGGCGCATAATAGGTCTTCTAAAATCTAAACAGACAAGAAGCAGCTATCCCATCCCTCTATCCTCAGTGTCACCATCAATATTTACCAGATAGAGACAGGGGAAAAAAGTAtccatatagaaatatatacaaatatgcaCAAGAAATGATCGGGATAcacaaaaacttgttttttaatgttttcgtcagtgatttgtatttgttttcattattttagttgtctttagtgcatttttgttgtcatatgtgtttttagagttttttttttctttttcatgtatactacatcattttttgtatttttgttgtccttttatttgtatagttctgttatttttgtgtattttgctgtttgaataatttgattattttagttgtcttttgtaggggttttttcttgtaattttgtatgcaTTTATAGTCATTTGTGCATTGACTTTGAGGGCCGTATGTGGTCCCCGGACCACCATTTGCCCTTGCCTGCAGATAATGCTCGTGAAGTCCACCTCTTGTACAACCTCCAAAGGACACGAGGACAACTCAAATTTCCGACTgaaatcacttttattttgggctTTTATCAGTTGGTTTGTCTTTCCAATCATTAGATTGTAAACCTTTAAAGacagaaacaaagttaataTCCTGAACAATGTATGCATTTTTAcagcctttttaaatgacaaaaatattacatacattttccacatttaaagtttaacaactaattgcaatatttttaactttggattatcatattgtattttatacttttcaTTTTCCAAAACTAAACGAAACGTTGCCTTAGTGCAAGCCCATTTATTACAAATCAATGAAATCAATACTGCAGtgttatatttctaaataactCAAACTATTTACGTCCATATTAAGTCGAGTTTCAAAGACcatgacaataaataaacatttcaccGACCATTGGCGTCTTTGGACTGAATCCATTGATGAACTTGGAGTGTTTTTCCTCTTTAGTGTTTGTTTGactgactgagcttctcacagCTGTTCTAACTCAGTAATCAGGACTGATCAGGTGTCAACCAGCCTGTTTCCTCCTACAGGTGCACTCTGGGAAATGGAGTTCTGATCAGATTTCTGAGCTTCAGCTCAACAATGTTAAAAAAGAATGTGCTAAAGAACTCTTCTCTCTACCCAGAGAGAAGGAAATTACCTTCATCATCCCACAGATACCAGTGACACCTGGTGGTGAGACAAGTGAAGTGCAGCTCATTTTACAAACTCATGTTTCAGAGCCAGGAATGggaacaattacatttttcagttataattatcacccatgttcaattacaattaaagtgagcagcattttttcccccatttacaattgttttttatcctcagaaagttaattagaattacattctcaattactaaagttcaatgacaatttatcacaaataaaaagtctggaataaataaaataaaagttaaccttctacttgtgttagctttctgtaactggtcctaaatcagctgtaaaatacactaaaaacaaatatctatcatctaatttcctTCCAAGCTATTGGTttctttgttaggcttcctaatcaataaaatacaGGTTTTTATATTTTCGGTGTGGGaatttgagccttttttgtgtcagtatacccctcaatttcaattttttttaaataataaaatgtgggaaagtttgatatgaaacattttaataactattaactacatatgtgtagaactgtacaaaaaaGTGTATCATGGTGCCctagttttgtgttaaattataattgacaatttcttatcaaattttcatggcaatacCAATTCcagtcaattatattttaatagttttaccTGCATTGTTTCTTGCTTGCTCGTTCTGTCTCAGCAGAATattaatttacttttatttttgtaatgttttgcaCAGTGCATATTTCCTCCGTACTTTATTTCTCTTACTTTGAACCttttaaaagcctcctgtggacaggtgaggtaaattagcacatgtgctaacacacttaaaacaatacatctgggCAACTAATGTACTTGTGATGTccacatcaaatataaagatgttattttaaatggtggttccgaacagccaatcagcataaACCATGACAACCAAAGAAGAAAGACCATGATGCTATAGATCAAAACCTAAGACAGGAGTTAATTTCACTTTCATCTTTGATTCTTTTCTGTGCACAAACTTCTACAGCTTcagactttagtttttttttttggccaaattCTCTAGatttgcatttgaacatttttgttttccaaTCTTGGGGTtcggaccccatgtggggtcgactgaaatttaaatggggtcacttgAAATTcctaaaaaattgaaaaagattTTAGAAATTTTATAattattcttgaaaaaaaaaataataaaaactgtatttctatactttcactttgtcaatcTAGTTGAACTAAAATCAGTTATAACATGATCAAAATctgattctagaaaaaaatgtctggggtcgccagaaattcttgatatcaaaatggggtcacaatcctaaaaagtttgggaaccactgcactaaatagtttcttttcatttatttattgagattcgttaaaatgtgtgttatcactcaatcattcatcattatgctcgatagttgtttttaaatagttttctaagcaaaatgttgtagttggactaAGGGGGTACTTTAAACACTGCACCACATGTAGAGGAGCCTGAAATGTtgtattttcctttaaaaagtaacaacaaatgtttgaaaatgacacatttttatGCACCATTGTGTTCCTCTCTGATGTCTGTATTTGACAGCTTTCAGCGctggtacagtatgtgttttattgtcacGTGCAGCTGACAACAAAATCTTCATGTGAGAAAAATGCTCTGTTTATTGTATGAagcacaataaaacacagacacaatgcaccaaaaaaaaaaaacaaacaggaagtgagtaACAGGAAATT carries:
- the LOC114475795 gene encoding trafficking regulator of GLUT4 1-like, producing the protein MISIFSPMAINTDAAFGKDALGERDVSHPKGFQDTEKLLTTTNTEPCSGQSNIKPSDSFSLNIRGSVHSLDADQNGHRSPLKSGSVGQLPTPPKSSSRLSLAPLPSPVPPGDAPPSYLWLAVLSCLCPAVPLNICALWFAHVSRSVLLTGDIEGARKYGRLVMVLSILAMVLGVAVIIFIVFTLETQ